The Deinococcus koreensis genome window below encodes:
- the pfkA gene encoding 6-phosphofructokinase, producing the protein MTEPTPIHHPNPAGVKRVAVLTSGGDAPGMNAAIRAVVRTATFESLEVVGVRRGFSGLHRGELNLLGPRDVANTIQRGGTILLTARSSTWRTPEGRASGAKYLREWGVDGLIVIGGDGSFHGAHYLQQEHGIPVIGVPGTIDNDLYGTDHTIGYFTAVETALDAVDKLRDTGASHERVFVIEVMGRHAGHIALDVAVAGGAEEVFIPEDDKPVTDAVEIVKESLAKGKRGSIIIVAEGYPGGAQGVADAIQAGTGMETRVSILGHIQRGGSPVSSDRILASRLGEAAVYALMDGRSDVMVGRDSGGICYTPLHETWERRKDVSRDLYRCAKTLSV; encoded by the coding sequence ATGACGGAACCCACCCCCATCCACCACCCCAATCCAGCCGGCGTCAAGCGCGTGGCGGTGCTGACCAGCGGCGGCGACGCGCCGGGGATGAACGCCGCCATCCGCGCGGTCGTCCGCACCGCCACCTTCGAGAGCCTGGAGGTCGTGGGCGTCCGGCGGGGCTTCTCGGGCCTGCACCGGGGCGAACTGAATCTGCTCGGCCCGCGCGACGTGGCGAACACCATCCAGCGCGGCGGCACCATCCTGCTCACGGCGCGCAGCAGCACCTGGCGCACGCCCGAGGGCCGCGCCAGCGGGGCGAAGTACCTGCGCGAGTGGGGGGTGGACGGCCTGATCGTGATCGGCGGGGACGGCAGTTTCCATGGCGCCCACTATCTGCAGCAGGAGCACGGCATCCCCGTGATCGGCGTGCCGGGCACCATCGACAACGACCTGTACGGCACAGATCACACCATCGGCTACTTCACGGCCGTCGAGACCGCGCTGGACGCCGTGGACAAGCTGCGCGACACCGGCGCCTCGCACGAGCGCGTGTTCGTGATCGAGGTCATGGGGCGCCACGCCGGTCACATCGCCCTGGACGTGGCGGTGGCGGGCGGCGCCGAGGAGGTCTTCATCCCCGAGGACGACAAGCCGGTCACCGACGCCGTGGAGATTGTCAAGGAGAGCCTCGCCAAGGGCAAACGCGGCAGCATCATCATCGTCGCCGAGGGCTACCCCGGCGGCGCGCAGGGCGTGGCCGACGCCATCCAGGCGGGCACCGGCATGGAGACCCGCGTGAGCATCCTGGGGCACATCCAGCGCGGCGGCAGCCCGGTCTCCAGCGACCGCATCCTGGCCAGCCGCCTGGGCGAGGCGGCGGTGTACGCCCTGATGGACGGCCGCAGCGATGTGATGGTCGGCCGCGACTCCGGCGGCATCTGCTACACGCCGCTGCACGAGACCTGGGAGCGGCGCAAGGACGTCAGCCGGGATCTGTACCGCTGTGCCAAGACGCTGAGCGTCTGA
- a CDS encoding class I SAM-dependent rRNA methyltransferase, whose amino-acid sequence MTLPDLAPLLARRAHLPGQGTTVYRAVHTTETAGAWALDVAADTGMLSLYNPLSEAQEAGLAAACAEAAGLASVYLKRRPVEARHLANVARESLSPPEPVWGVARPELTALEGGVPFLIRPGADLSTGLFTDARPARAWVRGHSADARVLNTFAYTCGFGLNAALGGAEVVKNVDLSRKVLAWGQANYALSGLSAPDTDFLFGDVFDWLARLRRRGDRFELVVLDPPSFARGTSGTWRAERDYPALLALAAGVTAPGGRVLALLNHAGVGEPAFGRLLQAGLEQAGRTGRSLTRLGAGEDYPGATHLKAQVWELG is encoded by the coding sequence ATGACGCTCCCCGACCTCGCGCCCCTGCTGGCCCGCCGCGCCCACCTGCCCGGCCAGGGCACGACCGTCTACCGCGCGGTTCACACCACCGAGACCGCCGGGGCCTGGGCGCTGGACGTGGCGGCCGATACCGGGATGCTGAGCCTGTACAACCCGTTGAGTGAAGCGCAGGAGGCCGGGCTGGCCGCCGCCTGTGCCGAGGCGGCGGGGCTGGCCTCGGTGTACCTGAAGCGGAGGCCGGTCGAGGCCCGGCATCTGGCGAACGTGGCCCGCGAAAGCCTGTCGCCGCCGGAACCGGTGTGGGGCGTGGCCCGGCCCGAACTGACGGCGCTGGAGGGCGGCGTGCCCTTCCTGATCCGGCCCGGCGCCGACCTGAGCACCGGCCTGTTCACCGACGCCCGGCCCGCCCGCGCATGGGTGCGTGGGCACTCGGCGGACGCGCGCGTGCTGAACACCTTCGCCTATACCTGCGGCTTCGGCCTGAACGCGGCGCTGGGCGGGGCGGAGGTGGTCAAGAACGTGGATCTGTCCCGCAAGGTGCTCGCGTGGGGGCAGGCCAACTACGCCCTGAGCGGCCTAAGCGCCCCCGACACCGATTTCCTGTTCGGCGACGTGTTCGACTGGCTCGCCAGACTGCGCCGGCGGGGCGACCGCTTCGAACTCGTGGTGCTCGACCCGCCCAGCTTCGCGCGGGGCACATCCGGGACGTGGCGGGCCGAGCGGGATTACCCGGCGCTGCTGGCCCTGGCCGCCGGGGTCACGGCGCCGGGGGGCCGGGTGCTGGCCCTGCTCAACCACGCGGGCGTCGGCGAGCCCGCTTTCGGGCGCCTGCTGCAAGCGGGTCTGGAGCAGGCGGGCCGGACGGGGCGGAGCCTGACCCGGCTGGGCGCGGGCGAGGACTATCCGGGCGCGACCCACCTCAAGGCGCAGGTCTGGGAGCTGGGCTGA
- the ftsA gene encoding cell division protein FtsA: MKDHPIIVGLDIGTTKITTVIGEVAEGGSVDIIGEGSVLSEGMKRGSVVNLERATHAIRQSVQAAERVSGVKVERVFVSVAGNHAKAITSHGLAAIRRNQEINQPDVDRAIENARAVPLDPNLEIIHTLPQEYVVDGQEGIKSPVGMHGVRLEVDVHIVAGTAGPLLNLRRCVQEAGLQVDGFVLHALASGLATLEAVEQMQTVIVVDMGGGTTDVGVFKRGNLAHSACIPIGGEHVTADLAQILKIPLEEAENVKKRYGAALPELADQDLTLEITTASGSTHAISAFELSRIIKPRLAEIFSLIRDEIDHTLGPVELVAQGVVLTGGAAQLRGVAELARDRFRLPVRVGKPRGIGGLTDIVSGPGQAASVGLVLYGIGQDGKVPHSVFRHDPQAEKVPGLIEVTAPVVTAPPPSTPAPKAARADGEGLMDRVRNWFKDWM; this comes from the coding sequence ATGAAGGACCATCCGATTATCGTAGGCCTGGACATCGGCACGACCAAGATCACCACCGTGATCGGCGAGGTCGCCGAGGGCGGCAGCGTCGACATCATCGGCGAGGGCAGCGTGCTCAGCGAAGGCATGAAGCGCGGCTCCGTCGTGAACCTGGAGCGCGCCACCCACGCGATCCGGCAGTCGGTGCAGGCGGCCGAACGCGTCAGCGGCGTCAAGGTGGAGCGGGTCTTCGTGTCGGTGGCGGGCAACCACGCTAAGGCCATCACCAGCCACGGGCTGGCCGCCATCCGCCGCAACCAGGAGATCAACCAGCCGGACGTCGACCGGGCCATCGAGAACGCCCGCGCGGTGCCGCTCGATCCCAACCTGGAGATCATCCACACCCTGCCGCAGGAATACGTCGTGGACGGCCAGGAGGGCATCAAGAGCCCGGTCGGGATGCACGGCGTGCGCCTGGAGGTGGACGTGCATATCGTGGCGGGCACCGCCGGGCCGCTGCTGAACCTGCGCCGCTGCGTGCAGGAGGCCGGGCTGCAGGTCGACGGCTTCGTGCTGCACGCCCTGGCCTCGGGCCTCGCCACCCTGGAAGCGGTCGAGCAGATGCAGACCGTGATCGTGGTGGACATGGGCGGCGGCACCACCGACGTGGGCGTCTTCAAGCGCGGCAACCTGGCGCACTCCGCCTGCATCCCGATCGGCGGCGAGCACGTCACGGCCGATCTGGCGCAGATCCTCAAGATCCCGCTGGAAGAGGCCGAGAACGTCAAGAAGCGCTACGGCGCGGCCCTGCCCGAACTGGCCGACCAGGATCTCACCCTGGAGATCACCACGGCCTCGGGCAGCACCCACGCCATCAGCGCCTTCGAACTCTCGCGCATCATCAAGCCGCGCCTCGCCGAGATCTTCTCGCTGATCCGCGACGAGATCGACCATACCCTGGGGCCGGTGGAACTGGTCGCCCAGGGCGTGGTGCTCACCGGCGGCGCGGCCCAGCTGCGCGGCGTGGCGGAACTCGCCCGCGACCGCTTCCGGCTGCCGGTGCGGGTCGGCAAGCCGCGCGGCATCGGCGGCCTGACCGACATCGTGAGCGGGCCCGGACAGGCGGCCAGCGTGGGGCTGGTGCTGTACGGCATCGGCCAGGACGGCAAGGTGCCGCACTCGGTCTTCCGGCACGACCCCCAGGCCGAGAAGGTGCCCGGCCTGATCGAGGTCACGGCCCCGGTGGTCACCGCGCCGCCCCCCAGCACCCCCGCCCCCAAGGCCGCCCGGGCTGATGGCGAGGGCCTCATGGACCGTGTGCGGAACTGGTTCAAGGACTGGATGTAG
- a CDS encoding cell division protein FtsQ/DivIB: MTGHGPSGNRRIAPVEVEPVTPETVESDELEQPTPLPRRLNWPWIVGSLAAAALLAASWFALPIRQVGVSGNQQLPATQVKALLGATPGFGWLYYGHWRARRLLESPWVQSAVVTRHFPDGVEVQITERRPVARWRQGADALALAADGTLLPGAHDVDALPLVQGWGPDRRADALKVLSALSGYNVQSVTYTPAGLKVQLPSGSVWSGDLASLLKYAGSISMYPDQDLSIYPWGVSVQE, from the coding sequence GTGACCGGCCACGGCCCCAGCGGCAATCGCCGGATCGCTCCGGTCGAGGTGGAGCCGGTCACGCCTGAAACGGTCGAATCGGACGAGCTGGAGCAGCCGACCCCCCTCCCCCGGCGGCTGAACTGGCCCTGGATCGTGGGCAGCCTGGCCGCCGCCGCCCTCCTGGCCGCCTCGTGGTTCGCGCTGCCGATCCGGCAGGTGGGGGTCAGCGGCAACCAGCAGCTGCCGGCCACGCAGGTCAAGGCGCTGCTGGGCGCCACGCCGGGTTTCGGCTGGCTGTACTACGGCCACTGGCGGGCCCGGCGGCTGCTGGAGAGCCCCTGGGTGCAGTCGGCCGTGGTCACGCGCCATTTCCCGGACGGCGTGGAGGTGCAGATCACCGAGCGGCGCCCGGTGGCCCGCTGGCGGCAGGGCGCGGACGCCCTGGCCCTGGCCGCCGACGGCACGCTCCTGCCCGGCGCCCATGACGTGGACGCGCTGCCGCTGGTGCAGGGCTGGGGCCCAGACCGGCGTGCCGACGCCCTGAAGGTGCTCTCGGCTCTGTCCGGGTACAATGTCCAGTCGGTGACTTACACGCCCGCAGGTTTAAAGGTTCAACTGCCCTCGGGGTCTGTCTGGAGTGGCGACCTCGCATCTCTCCTGAAGTATGCTGGGAGCATCAGCATGTACCCAGATCAAGACCTATCCATTTACCCCTGGGGGGTGAGCGTCCAGGAATGA
- a CDS encoding phospho-N-acetylmuramoyl-pentapeptide-transferase has product MMVVAALLSWFLVGLFIRASKARGWGQPIRVDGPAHQHKEGTPTAGGVPFVLALALVFFPLYLSGQFQGGQAGGQRELILMLGALGMGVIGGIDDLLKVRSRMVGGKKELLAREKFPLQILVALVFAYFAAPLASHELVPGFGRWGDMALITFVMVGAVNAFNFADGLDSLLAGLSIIVLLPLIALSPASALLVAVLLGFLWFNAHPARVFMGDMGSHAIGAIAAGAYILYADVWLLPLAAIIPVAAVLSVVIQVVSFKTRGKRVFKMSPIQHHFEHPDVGWPETHVTMRFWMITALATAAVWWLLGGRP; this is encoded by the coding sequence ATGATGGTCGTCGCCGCCCTGTTGTCGTGGTTTCTGGTCGGCCTGTTTATCCGCGCGAGCAAGGCGCGGGGCTGGGGCCAGCCCATCCGCGTAGACGGCCCGGCACACCAGCACAAGGAGGGCACCCCCACGGCCGGCGGCGTGCCCTTCGTGCTGGCGCTGGCGCTGGTGTTCTTCCCGCTGTACCTGAGCGGGCAGTTTCAGGGCGGCCAGGCCGGCGGACAGCGCGAACTGATCCTGATGCTGGGCGCGCTGGGCATGGGCGTCATCGGCGGGATCGACGATCTGCTGAAGGTGCGGTCGCGCATGGTGGGCGGCAAGAAGGAGCTGCTGGCCCGCGAGAAGTTCCCGCTGCAGATTCTGGTCGCGCTGGTGTTCGCGTACTTCGCCGCGCCGCTGGCCTCGCACGAACTGGTGCCGGGCTTCGGGCGCTGGGGCGACATGGCCCTGATCACCTTCGTGATGGTCGGCGCGGTGAACGCCTTCAACTTCGCCGATGGCCTGGACAGCCTGCTCGCGGGCCTGTCGATCATCGTGCTGCTGCCGCTGATCGCGCTGTCGCCGGCCAGCGCGCTGCTGGTGGCGGTGCTGCTGGGCTTCCTGTGGTTCAACGCCCACCCGGCACGGGTCTTCATGGGCGACATGGGCTCCCACGCCATCGGGGCGATCGCGGCCGGCGCGTACATCCTGTACGCCGACGTCTGGCTGCTGCCGCTGGCGGCGATCATTCCGGTGGCGGCGGTGCTCAGCGTGGTGATCCAGGTCGTCTCGTTCAAGACGCGCGGCAAGCGGGTCTTCAAGATGTCGCCCATCCAGCACCATTTCGAGCACCCGGACGTCGGCTGGCCCGAAACCCACGTCACCATGCGCTTCTGGATGATCACCGCGCTCGCCACCGCGGCCGTGTGGTGGCTGCTGGGCGGCCGGCCCTAG
- a CDS encoding UDP-N-acetylmuramate dehydrogenase: MTAHHPSAQTVSRTGTRVERLPLARFTTLGVGGEAEVWFVETAAQLQEAMEAPYRILGGGSNLVIADEGVSERVIRLSGPLAERDLSPDGQLSTDEQIVTGWVGGGVPLPGLIRQLQKLGLSNLEGTVGIPAQVGGAVWMNAGTRYGEMFDGLHTIEIATPGGTRQVSPAELDWGYRDSGIPRNHIVTRVRLKLRPSTPEEVLAKMDFADQARKGQPKMKTPGCAFKNPGGVSAGRLIDEAGLKGTRVGNALIAPEHANFIVNLGGATAADVHALLDVIRSRVPVPLELEYELWPERPGPL, encoded by the coding sequence GTGACCGCCCACCACCCGAGCGCCCAGACGGTCAGCCGCACCGGCACGCGGGTCGAGCGCCTGCCGCTGGCCCGCTTCACGACGCTGGGCGTGGGCGGCGAGGCCGAGGTCTGGTTCGTGGAGACCGCGGCCCAGCTCCAGGAGGCCATGGAGGCGCCCTACCGCATCCTGGGCGGCGGCAGCAATCTGGTCATCGCCGACGAGGGCGTGTCCGAGCGGGTGATCCGCCTCAGCGGCCCGCTGGCCGAGCGCGACCTGAGCCCCGATGGGCAGCTCAGCACCGACGAGCAGATCGTCACCGGCTGGGTGGGCGGCGGCGTGCCCCTGCCCGGACTGATCCGGCAGCTCCAGAAACTCGGGCTGAGCAATCTGGAGGGCACCGTGGGTATTCCCGCGCAGGTCGGCGGCGCGGTGTGGATGAACGCCGGCACCCGCTACGGCGAGATGTTCGACGGCCTGCACACCATCGAGATCGCCACGCCAGGGGGCACCCGGCAGGTCTCCCCTGCCGAACTGGACTGGGGCTACCGCGACAGCGGCATTCCGCGCAACCACATCGTCACGCGCGTGCGCCTGAAGCTGCGCCCCAGCACGCCGGAAGAGGTGCTGGCCAAGATGGACTTCGCGGATCAGGCCCGCAAGGGGCAGCCCAAGATGAAGACGCCCGGCTGCGCCTTCAAGAACCCCGGCGGCGTGAGTGCCGGACGCCTGATCGACGAGGCGGGCCTCAAGGGCACCCGCGTGGGCAACGCGCTGATCGCGCCGGAGCACGCCAACTTCATCGTGAACCTGGGCGGGGCCACCGCCGCCGACGTGCACGCGCTGCTGGACGTGATCCGCAGCCGGGTGCCGGTGCCCCTGGAACTGGAATACGAGCTGTGGCCGGAGCGGCCAGGGCCGCTGTGA
- the rsmI gene encoding 16S rRNA (cytidine(1402)-2'-O)-methyltransferase codes for MTEVTVTGPDMLEPEATEPDEPGPDHGPDPAPPPDSAGLPGTQSPETHPHDRSQPVPGAGPRVWLVPTPVGNLGDITLRAIEVLRGADAVACEDTRRSGALLSHLGIRKPLVRLDAHTMHRAAQVLEKHPRLAYVSDAGTPGISDPGSELVQAALEAGVPVEALPGATAFVPALVLSGLPTGRFTFEGFLPRSGRERKERLGAVASRAETSVLYESPHRLGATLRDLAGACGAGRPASVTRELSKRFEETVRGPLSELAGHFAAEVRGEIVIVVGGQDQPVAQPQPGDQRDWAQAQAAQGHSARDIRDLLIARGLRKNDAYALALQVTGAETA; via the coding sequence GTGACGGAGGTGACTGTGACAGGGCCGGACATGCTGGAGCCGGAGGCCACGGAACCGGACGAGCCCGGGCCGGATCATGGGCCCGACCCGGCGCCGCCCCCCGACAGCGCCGGGCTGCCTGGAACCCAGTCGCCCGAGACCCATCCACATGACCGTTCCCAGCCCGTGCCCGGGGCCGGCCCCCGGGTCTGGCTGGTGCCCACGCCGGTCGGCAACCTGGGCGACATCACCCTGCGGGCCATCGAGGTGCTGCGCGGCGCGGACGCCGTGGCCTGCGAGGACACCCGCCGCAGCGGCGCGCTGCTCTCGCACCTGGGCATCCGCAAACCCCTGGTGCGGCTCGACGCCCACACCATGCACCGGGCCGCCCAGGTGCTGGAGAAGCACCCCCGGCTGGCCTACGTCTCGGACGCCGGCACGCCCGGCATCAGCGACCCCGGCAGTGAACTGGTGCAGGCGGCCCTGGAGGCCGGTGTGCCGGTCGAGGCCCTGCCCGGCGCCACCGCCTTCGTGCCGGCGCTGGTGCTCTCGGGCCTGCCCACCGGGCGCTTCACCTTCGAGGGCTTCCTGCCCCGCTCGGGCCGCGAGCGCAAGGAGCGCCTGGGCGCCGTGGCGTCCCGCGCCGAGACCAGCGTGCTGTACGAGAGCCCTCACCGCCTGGGCGCCACGCTGCGCGATCTGGCGGGGGCGTGTGGCGCTGGACGACCTGCCAGCGTGACCCGCGAACTCTCCAAGCGCTTCGAGGAGACCGTGCGCGGCCCCCTGAGCGAGCTGGCCGGGCACTTCGCGGCCGAGGTTCGCGGCGAGATCGTGATCGTCGTTGGCGGGCAGGATCAGCCCGTGGCGCAGCCGCAGCCGGGGGATCAGCGCGATTGGGCGCAGGCGCAGGCCGCCCAGGGCCACAGCGCCCGAGATATACGTGACCTTCTCATCGCGCGGGGTTTGCGTAAGAATGACGCATATGCCCTGGCCCTGCAGGTGACCGGCGCCGAGACCGCCTAA
- the ftsZ gene encoding cell division protein FtsZ: MQAARIRVIGLGGAGNNAVNRMIESGLEGVEFIAGNTDAQVLAKSHAEIRIQLGDRLTRGLGAGADPEVGEKAALEDRERIKEYLEGTDMLFITAGMGGGTGTGSAPVVAEIAREMGVLTVAIVTRPFRFEGPKRLRVAEEGISKLADRVDGMIVVNNEKLLTAVDKKVSFREAFLIADRVLYYGVKGISDVINVEGMINLDFADVRNLLANSGTVLMGIGAGRGEKVAEEAAMSAIHSPLLERGIEGARRILVNVTGGFDLSMTDANEIVEKIREATGFDDPDILFGITPDEAAGDEVRVTVIATGFNDTTIGIASGLRGPSLETFVKPVRGTSSGYDPKDYDIPAFLRNVERD; encoded by the coding sequence ATGCAAGCGGCCAGAATTCGCGTGATTGGCTTGGGCGGGGCCGGCAACAACGCCGTCAACCGCATGATTGAATCCGGACTCGAGGGTGTCGAGTTCATCGCCGGGAATACGGACGCTCAGGTGCTGGCCAAGAGCCACGCTGAGATCCGCATTCAGCTGGGCGACCGCCTCACCCGCGGCCTGGGGGCCGGAGCCGATCCGGAAGTGGGCGAGAAAGCGGCGCTGGAAGACCGCGAACGCATCAAGGAATATCTGGAAGGCACCGACATGCTGTTCATCACCGCCGGCATGGGCGGCGGCACCGGCACCGGCAGCGCGCCGGTGGTCGCCGAGATCGCCCGCGAGATGGGCGTGCTCACGGTCGCCATCGTCACCCGGCCCTTCCGCTTCGAGGGGCCCAAGCGGCTGCGGGTGGCCGAGGAAGGCATCTCCAAGCTGGCCGACCGCGTGGACGGCATGATCGTCGTGAACAACGAGAAGCTGCTCACGGCGGTGGACAAGAAGGTCTCCTTCCGCGAGGCCTTTCTCATCGCCGACCGGGTGCTGTACTACGGCGTCAAGGGCATCAGCGACGTGATCAACGTCGAGGGCATGATCAACCTCGACTTCGCGGACGTGCGGAACCTGCTGGCCAACTCGGGCACCGTGCTGATGGGCATCGGCGCCGGGCGCGGCGAGAAGGTGGCCGAGGAAGCCGCCATGAGCGCCATCCACTCGCCGCTGCTGGAACGCGGCATCGAAGGGGCGCGCCGCATCCTGGTCAACGTCACGGGCGGCTTCGACCTGTCCATGACCGACGCCAACGAGATCGTCGAGAAGATCCGCGAGGCCACCGGCTTCGACGATCCGGACATCCTCTTCGGCATCACGCCCGACGAGGCGGCCGGCGACGAGGTGCGCGTGACCGTGATCGCCACCGGCTTCAACGACACGACCATCGGCATCGCGTCGGGCCTGCGCGGCCCCAGCCTGGAGACCTTCGTCAAGCCGGTGCGGGGAACGAGCAGCGGCTACGACCCCAAGGACTACGACATCCCCGCGTTCCTGCGCAACGTCGAACGGGACTGA
- the murC gene encoding UDP-N-acetylmuramate--L-alanine ligase, whose translation MGIGGIGMSAFARLLRARGHRVSGCDQSLSELTAQLGAEGIAVSLGHEAVHITSAPQGAFGPVDVLVASEAVPKDHPELRAAQSAGIEVRPRMALLDELLRAGPSVGVIGTHGKTTTTSMIAVAMQGAGLDPAAFVGGIVPEFSSNARVGQGPFVAEVDESDRAFAELSCETAVFTNAEDDHVGGNQATYWETVEQQHAGFARFVAASSRVLLCADWPGLEQLCVGAREALSYGQAEGADYRAVELKPDAEGTSFRVSFRGTPLGEARVGMPGLHNVLNALAALAVTHLYGGDFGKAAAALAAFRGPGRRWQRIGELGGTPGGALVVDDYAHNATKVAAAVQAARQTGRRVWVVFQPHRFLRTQQSWPRLADALMDADEVFVMDIAAASEAPIEGIHATLITGRMEGNGHRGVRYMPNRAEVLATLRAQAGPGDIIVTMGAGDVWKLSRELAGVPT comes from the coding sequence ATGGGCATCGGCGGCATCGGCATGAGCGCCTTCGCGCGGCTGCTGCGGGCGCGGGGGCACCGGGTCAGCGGCTGCGACCAGTCGCTGTCGGAACTGACCGCCCAGCTCGGCGCCGAGGGCATCGCCGTCTCGCTGGGCCACGAGGCCGTCCACATCACCAGCGCGCCGCAGGGGGCGTTCGGGCCGGTGGACGTGCTGGTGGCCTCCGAGGCGGTGCCCAAGGATCACCCGGAGCTGCGGGCGGCCCAGTCGGCCGGGATCGAGGTGCGCCCCCGCATGGCGCTGCTGGACGAACTGCTGCGCGCCGGGCCATCGGTGGGCGTGATCGGCACCCACGGCAAGACCACCACCACCTCCATGATCGCGGTCGCCATGCAGGGCGCGGGGCTCGACCCGGCCGCCTTCGTGGGCGGCATCGTGCCCGAGTTCAGCTCCAACGCCCGGGTCGGCCAGGGCCCTTTCGTGGCCGAGGTCGACGAGTCCGACCGGGCCTTCGCCGAACTCTCGTGCGAGACCGCCGTGTTCACGAACGCCGAGGACGACCACGTGGGCGGCAACCAGGCGACCTACTGGGAGACCGTCGAGCAGCAGCACGCGGGTTTCGCGCGCTTCGTGGCGGCGTCGAGCCGCGTGCTGCTGTGCGCCGACTGGCCGGGGCTCGAGCAGCTGTGCGTGGGCGCCAGAGAGGCGCTGAGCTACGGCCAGGCCGAGGGCGCCGACTACCGCGCCGTGGAGCTGAAACCGGACGCCGAGGGCACCTCCTTCCGCGTGAGCTTCCGGGGCACCCCGCTGGGCGAGGCGCGGGTCGGGATGCCCGGCCTGCACAACGTCCTGAACGCGCTGGCGGCGCTGGCGGTCACGCATCTGTACGGCGGGGACTTCGGCAAGGCGGCGGCGGCCCTGGCGGCCTTCCGGGGGCCGGGGCGGCGCTGGCAGCGCATCGGGGAACTGGGTGGGACGCCGGGCGGCGCGCTGGTGGTCGACGACTACGCCCACAACGCCACCAAGGTCGCGGCGGCGGTGCAGGCGGCGCGGCAGACCGGCCGGCGCGTCTGGGTGGTCTTCCAGCCCCACCGCTTCCTGCGAACCCAGCAGTCCTGGCCCCGCCTCGCCGACGCGCTGATGGACGCCGACGAGGTGTTCGTGATGGACATCGCCGCCGCCTCGGAAGCGCCCATCGAGGGCATCCACGCCACCCTGATCACCGGGCGCATGGAGGGGAACGGCCACCGGGGCGTGCGCTACATGCCGAACCGCGCCGAGGTGCTGGCGACCCTGCGGGCGCAGGCCGGGCCCGGCGACATCATCGTGACCATGGGCGCCGGCGACGTCTGGAAGCTGTCGCGCGAACTCGCCGGGGTGCCCACGTGA
- a CDS encoding GNAT family N-acetyltransferase has product MTDPAPTDPAPGDLWFQQPTLRGRIVTLEALGEQHAADLSVGADEDTLRFLSRGGPADSTPAAWASYIARLNALPDRLNWAVRLNATGQAVGRISFSEIRVADRWVEIGTMLLPAAQGTGVNPESKLLLMARAFEALGASRVHFKVDARNGRSVRALQKLGAVQEGVLRQYQVRPDGSARDSVMFSVLRAEWPAVRAGLEARLSVPGT; this is encoded by the coding sequence ATGACCGACCCTGCCCCGACCGACCCTGCCCCCGGCGACCTCTGGTTCCAGCAGCCCACCCTCCGTGGCCGGATCGTCACGCTGGAGGCGCTGGGCGAGCAGCACGCCGCCGACCTGAGCGTGGGGGCCGACGAGGACACCCTGCGCTTCCTGTCGCGCGGCGGCCCCGCAGACTCGACGCCCGCGGCCTGGGCCAGCTACATCGCGCGCCTGAACGCCCTGCCGGATCGGCTCAACTGGGCCGTGCGGCTGAACGCCACGGGCCAGGCGGTGGGGCGCATCAGCTTCAGCGAGATCCGGGTGGCCGACCGCTGGGTGGAGATCGGCACCATGCTGCTACCCGCCGCGCAGGGCACCGGCGTGAATCCCGAGAGCAAGCTGCTGCTGATGGCCCGGGCCTTCGAGGCGCTGGGCGCCAGCCGCGTGCACTTCAAGGTGGACGCCCGCAACGGGCGCAGCGTGCGCGCCCTGCAGAAGCTGGGGGCCGTACAGGAGGGGGTGCTGCGCCAGTATCAGGTGCGGCCGGACGGCTCAGCGCGCGACTCGGTGATGTTCAGCGTGCTGCGCGCCGAGTGGCCGGCGGTTCGGGCGGGGCTGGAGGCCCGGCTGTCTGTACCCGGTACATGA
- a CDS encoding 23S rRNA (pseudouridine(1915)-N(3))-methyltransferase RlmH, which produces MRLHLITVGEPKLAYARAGWDEYEKRLRRFHKVQVSRVQGKTQALESVAVARAAGRAPLILLDPRGGQFSSEGLSAFLEAQALGGAGELAFAVGGPDGHTDELRGAATRLWSLGELTLPHDLAMVVLVEALYRASSIHAGEPYHRG; this is translated from the coding sequence GTGCGACTGCACCTGATCACCGTGGGAGAACCGAAACTGGCCTACGCCCGCGCCGGCTGGGACGAATACGAGAAGCGGCTGCGGCGCTTTCACAAGGTGCAGGTCAGCCGGGTACAGGGCAAGACCCAGGCGCTGGAGAGCGTGGCCGTGGCGCGCGCCGCCGGCCGCGCGCCGCTGATCCTGCTCGATCCGCGCGGCGGGCAGTTCAGCTCGGAGGGCCTGAGCGCGTTTCTGGAAGCCCAGGCCCTGGGCGGCGCCGGTGAACTGGCCTTCGCGGTCGGCGGCCCCGACGGCCACACCGACGAGCTGCGCGGCGCGGCCACGCGGCTGTGGAGCCTGGGCGAACTGACCCTGCCCCACGACCTGGCGATGGTCGTGCTGGTCGAGGCGCTCTACCGGGCGTCCAGCATCCATGCCGGCGAGCCGTACCACCGGGGCTAG